One Sinorhizobium mexicanum genomic region harbors:
- a CDS encoding APC family permease: protein MDGFATRNVSRAVQEEAGRLTGRLGTWDIIFTVLAFNAPLTVVTNFTVLVISMGNGLGTPVTYLAGALLLALFAVGFTTMAKHVPNAGAYYAYITVGLGKRLGLGSAFLAILCYVLLLMGIYLFTAIVWGQLAKTILGYDALSWWQWALIVWVLVSLFGYCRITLSAHVLTVALIAEVLIVAVWIAVVVYTDGGSSVQTSWLTPRNILSGNIGIGLLFAVTSYAGFEATAVFREEARDPDKTVPRATYGAIAVMATMFAAGSFFLINAIGAGNAVSIASTDPAGAAVATFGKYLGHLGTMTLEVLLCSSTFACALALHNVLARYVYSMGMDGVFLKSFAAVHPNLGSPYKASVLLSAVFLLFIGALIYFDADPVVGYGAFAGAGGLGLLYLLILTSLSVIFFFNRRGSKASVSSWKIRYAPAVSLVAFAVCAALATVNIDLMTGSVELGYALVGFMVLALVGGMVYASHLRRSSPDVFEAIGRQKV from the coding sequence ATGGACGGATTCGCAACGAGGAATGTTTCTCGAGCTGTGCAGGAGGAGGCGGGCCGTCTCACCGGCAGATTGGGCACCTGGGACATCATTTTCACTGTCCTGGCCTTCAATGCCCCTCTGACTGTCGTGACCAACTTTACTGTCCTCGTCATTAGCATGGGGAATGGTCTCGGCACGCCCGTTACATACCTCGCCGGGGCGCTACTCCTTGCGCTATTCGCGGTCGGTTTCACGACGATGGCCAAGCACGTTCCCAATGCCGGGGCCTATTACGCCTACATCACCGTAGGTCTGGGCAAGCGTCTCGGGCTGGGGTCCGCGTTCCTTGCAATCCTATGCTACGTGCTCCTTCTCATGGGTATCTACCTTTTCACGGCGATTGTATGGGGGCAGCTCGCAAAGACGATACTCGGCTACGATGCACTGTCATGGTGGCAATGGGCATTAATCGTCTGGGTGCTTGTGTCGCTGTTTGGCTATTGCCGGATCACTCTTTCTGCTCACGTCCTCACCGTGGCATTGATAGCTGAGGTCCTCATTGTCGCGGTCTGGATAGCAGTCGTGGTCTACACTGACGGCGGATCCAGCGTGCAGACGTCCTGGCTAACACCGCGCAATATCCTTTCGGGTAATATCGGGATCGGACTTCTTTTCGCGGTGACGTCTTATGCAGGCTTCGAGGCGACGGCCGTGTTCAGGGAGGAAGCGCGCGACCCCGACAAAACCGTACCGAGGGCGACGTATGGTGCAATCGCGGTCATGGCTACCATGTTCGCGGCGGGCAGCTTCTTCCTGATTAATGCAATCGGGGCGGGGAACGCGGTTTCGATAGCGTCCACCGATCCCGCGGGTGCTGCAGTCGCGACGTTCGGAAAGTACCTCGGCCATTTGGGCACGATGACCCTCGAGGTCCTCCTGTGTTCCAGCACGTTCGCCTGCGCGCTGGCGCTTCACAATGTGCTCGCCCGTTACGTCTACTCGATGGGGATGGACGGCGTCTTCCTCAAGTCCTTTGCCGCGGTACATCCCAATCTAGGGTCGCCTTATAAAGCCTCGGTGCTGCTGAGCGCGGTCTTCCTTCTCTTTATCGGCGCGCTGATCTATTTCGACGCCGATCCCGTGGTTGGCTACGGCGCATTCGCAGGAGCGGGAGGGCTGGGCCTGCTATACCTCCTCATCTTGACGTCACTCTCCGTCATCTTTTTTTTCAATAGGCGCGGATCCAAGGCTTCGGTGTCCTCCTGGAAGATTCGATACGCTCCTGCGGTCAGCCTAGTTGCGTTTGCGGTTTGTGCTGCACTGGCAACGGTGAACATCGATCTAATGACTGGGAGCGTTGAACTCGGCTATGCATTGGTGGGCTTTATGGTCTTGGCGCTAGTGGGCGGCATGGTCTACGCAAGCCACCTCAGAAGGAGCTCGCCGGACGTCTTCGAGGCGATCGGGCGTCAAAAGGTCTAG
- a CDS encoding MFS transporter, protein MKLLPHHRIYVCFFLFAVTMGALMARLPDLQQKLGLNESELGLTLTGAAIGALLSLTFGSSIVERLGPRNTALLTVLGIPAVLVFVPWMPSAPHVFGLLVVQGLLAGLLEINLNVEIDRIEAQLGRSVMNRSHGFWSVGFFVTALISAPIRQAEVSMHVHLAAMLGVALVVGSVAILGMRKAPPRHTSTAAHAQRIAVPTLGMLPFCLIGIAALLVEGGGIDWSAIYMRDVFEVEPLVGGAGLTLFALFMAVTRLTADPVVDRFGARAVASALLVAAGAGLATVWLAPTPQIALVGFAMMGAGCSAVYPLAISAVVQRTDRPAHVNVAALGQVSFIIFFLGPPFLGLVAHGFGIRNAFLVCLPVICAGLVCTAAFPQRGRECFGVKTQSCCRARTAGTYRTSAQGGEGISFRISEFFGPALGQNAAVPR, encoded by the coding sequence GTGAAACTGCTGCCGCACCATCGGATATATGTCTGCTTCTTCCTGTTTGCGGTGACCATGGGAGCCCTGATGGCAAGACTTCCGGATCTGCAGCAGAAGCTGGGGCTGAACGAGTCCGAGCTTGGACTGACCCTGACCGGCGCGGCGATCGGGGCGCTCCTGTCCCTGACGTTCGGGTCGTCGATCGTCGAAAGGCTCGGCCCGCGCAACACGGCGTTGCTGACTGTGCTCGGAATCCCTGCTGTGCTCGTCTTTGTGCCGTGGATGCCGAGCGCCCCTCACGTTTTCGGTCTGCTTGTCGTACAGGGACTCCTCGCTGGCCTTCTCGAAATCAACCTCAATGTGGAAATCGACCGTATTGAAGCTCAGTTGGGCAGGAGCGTAATGAACCGCTCCCATGGGTTCTGGAGCGTCGGGTTCTTCGTTACCGCGCTCATATCTGCACCGATCCGACAAGCCGAAGTCTCGATGCACGTCCACCTAGCCGCGATGCTTGGCGTGGCCCTTGTCGTCGGTAGCGTCGCGATCCTTGGAATGCGTAAAGCTCCGCCACGCCATACAAGCACTGCCGCTCACGCGCAGCGTATTGCGGTACCAACATTGGGCATGCTGCCGTTCTGCCTCATAGGGATCGCGGCACTACTCGTGGAAGGCGGCGGCATAGACTGGTCGGCGATTTACATGCGGGACGTCTTCGAAGTTGAGCCACTCGTTGGCGGGGCGGGGTTGACCCTCTTCGCGCTTTTCATGGCAGTCACGCGCCTCACTGCGGACCCCGTTGTCGACCGGTTCGGGGCGAGGGCGGTCGCTTCCGCTCTGCTGGTGGCAGCGGGAGCCGGGCTTGCCACGGTGTGGCTGGCTCCCACCCCACAGATCGCTCTCGTCGGCTTCGCTATGATGGGAGCGGGGTGTAGCGCGGTGTATCCTCTCGCCATTTCGGCCGTGGTGCAGAGGACGGACAGGCCTGCCCACGTCAATGTTGCTGCCCTCGGGCAGGTGTCGTTTATCATCTTCTTTCTGGGGCCGCCTTTCCTCGGGCTCGTGGCGCATGGTTTCGGCATACGCAACGCCTTCCTCGTCTGCCTGCCTGTCATCTGCGCTGGATTGGTCTGCACCGCCGCCTTCCCGCAGCGAGGTCGGGAGTGCTTTGGGGTCAAAACGCAATCTTGCTGCCGCGCTCGCACGGCTGGGACGTATCGCACAAGCGCGCAAGGTGGGGAGGGAATTTCTTTCAGAATTTCCGAGTTTTTCGGCCCAGCATTGGGGCAAAACGCAGCCGTTCCGCGATAA
- a CDS encoding endonuclease/exonuclease/phosphatase family protein, which produces MRLVIGLATTWLAASSVMAQPITIVSYNAENLFDTEDDLSNPRDDTYLPLAVKDQNRQAHDARCEQFNGTSGFYVNECKTLNWDSATYATKLKRYADVLLAMPVLPDIVVIPETENKKVLDDLVSQHLGSAGYNVVQLDTSDEPASRGIDVGMLTKLPLVGTPQAHVVDFGSAAQTCGKTRDILQVTVKLPDGENLTIFGVHFPSGASPFECRVRALKQVSSLSAALPAGSLAIAAGDFNVNCGESPTEGFSRLLQRGNWYVSPLVTHGCNAPGSTKFVDRVMDNWNTWSFLDMILVNPELSATRPSEKNWFADLGSFGTVVVHPEQTMVDEDNKGFIEPRRFDATTGRGVSDHWPVMMRLLPRRS; this is translated from the coding sequence ATGCGTCTGGTTATCGGCCTAGCGACCACATGGCTCGCGGCGTCTTCTGTGATGGCGCAGCCCATCACCATTGTTTCTTACAACGCTGAAAACCTGTTCGACACGGAAGACGACCTTTCGAACCCGCGGGATGACACGTACCTGCCTCTGGCGGTCAAAGATCAGAACCGGCAGGCCCACGACGCCCGGTGCGAGCAGTTCAACGGGACGTCCGGGTTCTACGTCAACGAATGCAAGACGTTGAATTGGGATAGCGCGACATATGCCACCAAGCTAAAGCGCTACGCGGACGTGCTCTTGGCCATGCCGGTTCTGCCGGATATCGTTGTTATTCCCGAGACCGAGAACAAAAAAGTGCTGGATGATCTCGTTTCCCAGCACCTGGGAAGCGCAGGCTACAACGTCGTGCAACTCGACACGAGCGACGAGCCAGCAAGTCGCGGTATCGATGTCGGCATGCTGACGAAGCTGCCGCTCGTGGGCACTCCCCAGGCGCATGTCGTCGATTTCGGCAGTGCGGCTCAAACGTGTGGCAAGACCCGCGATATTCTTCAGGTCACCGTCAAGCTCCCCGATGGGGAGAACTTGACGATCTTCGGGGTTCATTTTCCGTCGGGCGCAAGCCCATTCGAGTGCCGCGTCCGCGCACTGAAGCAGGTGAGCAGTCTCTCAGCTGCCTTGCCTGCGGGAAGTCTTGCCATTGCTGCCGGTGATTTCAACGTGAACTGCGGCGAGTCTCCGACTGAGGGTTTTTCGCGGCTCCTACAGCGCGGGAACTGGTATGTGTCGCCCTTGGTCACCCATGGCTGCAACGCTCCTGGCTCTACCAAGTTCGTGGATCGCGTTATGGATAATTGGAACACCTGGTCTTTCCTCGACATGATCCTGGTGAACCCTGAACTCAGCGCGACCCGCCCGTCTGAAAAGAACTGGTTTGCCGATCTGGGCAGCTTCGGGACTGTCGTCGTGCACCCGGAGCAGACCATGGTAGACGAGGACAACAAGGGATTCATCGAACCCCGCCGCTTTGATGCGACGACGGGCCGTGGCGTCAGCGATCATTGGCCGGTTATGATGCGGTTACTCCCTCGTCGCAGTTAA
- a CDS encoding cold-shock protein, with protein sequence MPTGKVTFFNVDKGFGFITPDSGGTDVFVHVSALQYGDVLREGQTVSYDLGQDHKTGKSKAENVRPS encoded by the coding sequence ATGCCGACTGGCAAGGTGACGTTTTTCAACGTCGACAAGGGCTTCGGTTTCATAACGCCAGATTCAGGCGGAACTGACGTTTTCGTTCATGTCTCAGCCCTGCAATATGGAGACGTGCTGAGAGAAGGGCAGACGGTGTCATACGACTTAGGACAAGATCACAAGACTGGAAAATCGAAGGCTGAAAACGTTAGGCCGTCCTGA
- the qatD gene encoding Qat anti-phage system TatD family nuclease QatD, whose translation MIDFHCHLDLFPSPERTADAIERAGTYLLSVTNTPKAFPKTAQSAKGRKRIRTALGLHPQLVKERHNEVALFKRLLGETRYVGEVGIDGGDDCAPFLDLQREVFDELLEACSSVGGRFLSIHSRHASGEVVEALTKHRAAGVPILHWYSGSQSHADKAVEIGAWFSVCLPMLRSRRAGSLIRRLPRDRILTETDAPFVSTPDIDYPVRAVSDAENALARHWECDVTEVRRQLHANLASLVEKSSKFPLSNAG comes from the coding sequence GTGATCGACTTCCACTGCCATCTGGACCTGTTTCCGTCGCCCGAACGGACGGCCGATGCCATCGAGCGGGCAGGGACGTATCTGCTCTCCGTCACCAACACTCCGAAGGCCTTCCCCAAGACCGCGCAATCGGCCAAAGGAAGAAAGCGCATCCGGACTGCGCTCGGGCTGCACCCCCAGCTGGTAAAAGAGCGGCACAACGAAGTTGCCTTGTTCAAACGCCTGCTTGGTGAAACCCGGTATGTGGGAGAGGTTGGAATCGACGGAGGCGACGATTGCGCTCCGTTTCTCGACCTCCAAAGGGAAGTTTTTGACGAATTGCTGGAGGCGTGCTCGTCGGTCGGTGGCCGCTTCCTATCAATTCACAGCCGGCATGCAAGCGGCGAGGTCGTGGAAGCTCTGACGAAACATCGAGCAGCTGGCGTGCCGATCCTTCACTGGTATTCAGGTTCGCAGTCTCACGCCGACAAGGCCGTCGAAATAGGTGCATGGTTTTCCGTCTGCCTGCCGATGTTGAGAAGTCGCCGGGCAGGCTCCTTGATCAGACGGCTTCCGCGCGATCGTATTCTGACCGAGACCGACGCGCCGTTCGTTTCGACCCCGGATATAGACTACCCAGTTCGAGCGGTGTCCGATGCGGAAAACGCGTTAGCACGACACTGGGAATGCGATGTTACCGAGGTTCGTCGTCAGCTTCACGCTAACCTAGCCTCGTTGGTCGAAAAGTCGTCAAAGTTTCCTCTTTCGAACGCAGGATGA
- a CDS encoding cell wall hydrolase — protein MAAKVIESFGSFMKMLATASVIAIVAVHGESMRHNTQVNSGAACVEVAPEALNTLTLSRQDIVDLKKVATTEVVGSLKSPAFENQVHGVVDTILNRTRSGHWGSLKDVVNAKNQFSAIAGPRSLKPYGNVDNMPTRAISSKIAEEVDRWLEMRARGVPSGVGDNLNYLNPLYSSQSSLRGWGWSVVAQAKKSGYVMGAGKATHYHGTSRDLVKYKPGAFRVVIHD, from the coding sequence ATGGCCGCGAAAGTCATCGAATCGTTCGGCAGCTTCATGAAGATGCTGGCGACAGCGAGCGTGATCGCGATCGTCGCCGTACATGGGGAATCCATGCGGCACAATACTCAAGTCAACTCCGGGGCAGCCTGCGTGGAAGTCGCGCCGGAAGCGCTCAATACCCTGACGCTGAGCCGCCAGGATATCGTCGACCTCAAAAAGGTCGCCACCACCGAAGTGGTCGGGTCGCTGAAAAGCCCGGCCTTCGAGAACCAGGTCCACGGCGTTGTCGACACCATTTTGAACCGGACGCGTTCTGGGCACTGGGGCTCGCTCAAGGATGTCGTCAACGCCAAGAACCAGTTCTCCGCGATCGCCGGTCCGCGATCCCTGAAGCCGTACGGTAACGTCGACAACATGCCGACCCGCGCCATCTCCTCCAAGATTGCCGAAGAGGTCGACCGCTGGCTTGAGATGCGGGCGCGGGGCGTTCCATCGGGCGTCGGCGACAATTTAAACTATCTCAATCCGCTGTACTCGTCGCAGAGCAGCCTCCGCGGTTGGGGCTGGTCGGTGGTCGCACAGGCCAAGAAGTCCGGCTACGTCATGGGTGCGGGTAAGGCAACGCATTACCATGGCACCTCGCGCGATCTCGTAAAGTACAAGCCTGGTGCCTTCCGCGTGGTCATCCACGACTAA
- a CDS encoding DUF4062 domain-containing protein → MVGVEDLDRVITRDKLDIFVSSRLQECRAERTVARNAIQGINHNPILFEHIGARSMSPRSMYLSRLRDSQIMVAIYRLGYGYIDVQGGMTISGLEDELRYARDHGIPTLLYVLRDDTGREERLKKMIEGTSSDLVISFYGEPQELENRIRDDVTAEITRSVLRPELARGVLENSPAELLNRATSRQGTLLDREALIEELKRRSEQDPTLVVVGRAGIGKTTLTAQFAAKHGAKYVRVNGLTPFELFGVCAQALNGSEAGKTPSTLQGAMLAFSSAWADADNVTLVIDECEFPDELLRALALGGDTSPARRVIVTSRDPLPDLPFLEIPEFSSAEAETIGARAGASGSLLLFLGSKGEPIDLWLRSNATVVAQEALNYMVLSPIPLAADDLLALIGDGTAGIEKLYAELRSVSRLVDDSPVGFRLARDDISQQLKNAVISTPQRLRFYVTRLEQHFEEASDFRSAYLVAELLGAQEAEKFSKSALRQSAMVGDNRTGRRIVESLLKDATDHDRGDDALDLMLMLIYPMDLMGDAVRASSLLQQAEALAKLLGEEQVARVAEVKLASQARRTLSAADVEGLLEIWGSYAELGLTWDHARIGLELSALYISSKSFERAVEVLRPTLAEFHEIEDDYGVELTERNLAAALAGIPGNDVEVDQIIERITIRASATIDPRRQRAWHNNILSRRYRTSGRLDDAERVTKETVELSLEIGEEQLAALNYINLGNVYRDKKEVAKALEAYDLAGRMAQRCARRDIEADGSRLRAGVLNDLEESKDVVADRFEEAKVFALHAIGLLTDTIYHEGLARSYVELASAERDMGNVAAAAVAYFNAASQFLLVPDTEGYDHAIVRASELALDFEEAFYAEQMCKAYGLPPPRDEALGDLFIELVEPMLRQAPRDFFTRMLGRHFESLRSNLPPLVRPVLLEVVCDAIEALSIDVKDAGERWRLLYPGFLLPFLSQDNRGLSVFSRFAAATTRSVPGLDVRYAQNDDCIWTVTLELREPVTISLLAMDDTPTTAAAIQCLAYFFKAFENEIGALIGNTEVHELSLQVANFEEMPQDIREMSTQRFDLAGTLAKLACAVSRTDDFSGETPTFVFLDRTFLEEATVGEGVSGSMQTLFGLTLIEIIYRCFRGQVDHEEIRPKIVSLVRQTIS, encoded by the coding sequence ATGGTGGGGGTTGAGGACCTCGATCGGGTAATCACCCGCGACAAGCTGGACATTTTCGTAAGCTCGCGCCTGCAGGAGTGCAGAGCAGAGCGAACTGTCGCCCGGAATGCGATCCAGGGCATCAACCATAACCCCATCCTGTTCGAGCACATCGGCGCGCGATCGATGAGCCCGCGGTCGATGTACCTGTCGCGTCTTCGCGACTCCCAGATCATGGTGGCGATATACCGCCTGGGATACGGTTACATCGATGTCCAGGGCGGGATGACAATCTCGGGCCTTGAAGACGAGCTGAGATATGCTCGCGACCACGGCATCCCTACCCTGCTCTACGTATTGCGCGACGATACGGGCCGCGAGGAGCGGCTCAAGAAGATGATCGAAGGCACTTCCTCCGATCTGGTCATCTCGTTTTACGGCGAGCCGCAGGAGCTGGAGAACCGAATCCGGGACGATGTCACCGCCGAGATCACACGATCCGTGCTTCGGCCGGAGCTCGCCCGTGGCGTTTTGGAAAACTCGCCCGCCGAGTTGCTCAATCGTGCGACCAGCAGACAGGGAACCCTCCTTGATCGGGAAGCCCTTATTGAAGAGCTGAAGCGTCGATCGGAGCAAGACCCGACGTTGGTTGTCGTCGGTCGAGCAGGTATCGGTAAAACGACGCTGACGGCACAGTTCGCGGCGAAGCACGGCGCGAAGTACGTCCGCGTTAACGGCCTGACGCCCTTCGAGTTGTTCGGTGTTTGCGCCCAAGCACTCAATGGGTCTGAAGCGGGCAAAACGCCGTCTACGCTGCAGGGTGCCATGTTGGCGTTTTCCTCTGCTTGGGCGGATGCCGACAATGTGACGCTCGTCATCGACGAGTGCGAGTTCCCCGACGAATTGCTGAGGGCCCTGGCGTTGGGCGGGGACACGTCTCCGGCGAGGCGGGTAATAGTCACGTCACGCGATCCACTACCCGACCTTCCCTTCCTCGAGATACCCGAGTTTTCCAGTGCCGAGGCGGAGACCATTGGCGCACGTGCGGGCGCAAGCGGCTCACTACTTCTCTTCTTGGGGTCGAAAGGCGAGCCGATCGATTTGTGGCTGCGATCGAACGCGACGGTCGTGGCTCAAGAGGCGCTCAACTATATGGTGCTCAGCCCGATACCTTTGGCGGCAGACGATCTTCTAGCCCTCATTGGCGACGGTACGGCTGGGATAGAGAAGCTCTATGCGGAGCTTCGTTCGGTCAGCCGGCTGGTCGACGACAGTCCGGTGGGCTTCCGGCTCGCTCGGGACGATATTTCACAGCAACTCAAGAACGCCGTGATTTCGACGCCACAACGCTTGCGGTTCTACGTGACGCGCCTGGAGCAGCACTTCGAGGAGGCATCGGACTTCCGCTCGGCATATTTGGTCGCCGAACTATTAGGTGCGCAGGAAGCCGAAAAGTTCAGCAAATCGGCGCTGCGGCAATCGGCAATGGTCGGCGACAACCGCACTGGACGGCGGATTGTAGAGAGCCTGCTGAAAGATGCCACCGACCACGACCGCGGAGATGACGCGCTCGATTTGATGCTGATGCTCATCTATCCGATGGACCTCATGGGAGACGCAGTACGCGCCTCCAGTCTGCTGCAGCAGGCGGAGGCGCTGGCTAAACTCCTTGGTGAAGAGCAGGTTGCACGGGTTGCCGAGGTTAAGTTGGCATCGCAAGCACGGCGTACGTTGTCGGCGGCCGATGTCGAGGGTCTCCTTGAAATCTGGGGGAGCTACGCCGAACTCGGCCTCACCTGGGATCACGCGCGAATTGGCCTGGAGCTCAGCGCGCTTTATATCTCCAGCAAGTCGTTTGAACGGGCCGTCGAGGTTTTGCGCCCGACCTTGGCAGAGTTCCACGAAATTGAAGACGACTACGGCGTCGAGCTTACCGAGCGCAATCTCGCGGCGGCGTTGGCAGGCATTCCCGGAAACGACGTCGAGGTCGACCAGATTATCGAGCGAATCACGATCCGGGCAAGCGCCACTATCGATCCGCGTCGTCAGCGGGCGTGGCACAACAACATCCTCAGTCGTCGTTACAGGACCTCGGGACGGCTGGACGACGCTGAGCGGGTGACCAAGGAGACCGTCGAGCTCAGCTTGGAGATAGGCGAAGAGCAGCTCGCGGCACTGAACTACATTAACCTCGGAAACGTCTACCGCGACAAGAAAGAGGTCGCCAAGGCCCTAGAGGCTTACGACCTGGCTGGGCGAATGGCTCAGCGTTGCGCCCGCCGCGATATAGAGGCGGACGGTTCGCGCCTGCGAGCCGGTGTCCTCAACGACCTCGAAGAGAGCAAGGATGTCGTGGCTGATCGCTTCGAGGAAGCCAAGGTATTTGCGTTGCATGCTATCGGGTTGTTGACCGACACCATCTACCACGAGGGGCTTGCCCGGTCGTATGTCGAATTGGCATCCGCGGAAAGAGATATGGGAAATGTCGCCGCTGCCGCGGTCGCGTATTTCAACGCCGCCTCGCAATTCCTCCTAGTCCCCGATACCGAGGGATACGACCACGCGATCGTTCGCGCGTCGGAGCTGGCTCTCGATTTCGAGGAAGCCTTCTACGCCGAGCAGATGTGCAAGGCGTATGGGCTGCCGCCGCCTCGTGATGAAGCATTGGGCGATCTGTTTATCGAGCTCGTCGAGCCGATGCTCCGGCAGGCACCGCGAGATTTCTTCACTCGGATGCTTGGTCGCCATTTCGAAAGTCTTCGCAGCAATTTGCCGCCATTGGTAAGACCAGTTTTGCTTGAGGTGGTTTGCGACGCCATCGAGGCGCTCTCGATTGACGTAAAGGACGCCGGGGAAAGGTGGCGACTCCTCTACCCCGGTTTCCTGCTGCCCTTCCTTTCCCAAGATAACCGTGGGCTGTCGGTGTTCAGCAGGTTTGCAGCGGCAACGACGAGATCGGTCCCAGGTCTGGATGTCAGATACGCGCAAAACGACGATTGCATCTGGACGGTCACTTTGGAACTGCGCGAGCCTGTAACCATCAGCCTTCTGGCGATGGACGACACTCCGACAACCGCCGCGGCGATACAATGCCTGGCGTACTTTTTTAAAGCCTTCGAAAACGAGATCGGTGCACTGATAGGCAACACCGAAGTCCATGAGCTTTCCCTTCAGGTGGCGAACTTCGAGGAAATGCCACAGGATATTCGAGAAATGTCGACACAGCGGTTCGACTTGGCGGGAACGCTTGCAAAGCTAGCCTGTGCTGTTAGCCGTACGGACGACTTCAGCGGCGAAACGCCGACGTTCGTGTTCTTGGATCGCACCTTCCTCGAGGAGGCCACGGTGGGTGAAGGCGTGAGCGGATCGATGCAGACGCTGTTTGGCCTCACTCTAATCGAGATCATCTATCGGTGCTTCCGGGGCCAGGTCGATCACGAGGAAATCAGGCCCAAGATCGTCTCATTGGTCAGGCAGACGATCTCATAA